CTATTTTAGCTACCATGGCTGCTCCACAGTATGGAACAAGCGATTTGCAACAACCGATGTTGCAGAGAGCTTTGACACTTGTGCTATTCTCCCTCATATATAGCATATGCTCCTGCAAGTTTATCTTCCATTAAGTCATTGAAGTAAGTGGGTTGAAGTTTTGTTAAATCATTATTACCTAGATTCTCTAATATCATCATCTTTAATTCTGGTGGTAAGTGAAGCCAAGATGTCTGACTTTCTTGATTAGCATCCTGATTGGATTCAAATATCTCATTTATTGATTCAGCTGCTCCTTGTAGCATCATAGATCTTGTTGTCATCACTTCTACAATAGCCCTTTCAATAAAGGGAGAATACATACAAAACTCACCCTTAATCTTTATAAGATCAAGATCATAAGCCAATCTTGCTAGCGCTTCTTTATCTTTTTTCAGCATAAATATATCAAAAAAAGATAAGTTACTTTCGCTATCAAGAGTAGACTTCATTTGTTCTATTTCATTATGACATTTCTGTTCGAGTTCCTTTAGCAGATCTGATCCACTAATAAGTTGTTTATTGAAATTAAACCCTTTTAAAGTACTTTCACTAATCTTTACGCCACTGTGATCTAATTTAACAATCTCAGCAACTAACAACTGCATAACTTCTCTATTTTTCTCTTGATCTTCCATAAATATCGTGAAAACTTCTCTAAATGGAGTTGTTGTGCCAAGTATATCTAGTGCATTAAGATCACCCCCCTCCTTCAATAATAGAAGTTTTATAATATCAGGGTTGCAGTAATGAGCTGCATAATGAAAAGGAATATCATCATGGTGATTTCGTATATTAGGATCAGCTCCATTCTTCAATAGAAGCTTTATAAATTGTAAGCTTCCTTTACGAAAAGCGGAATGAAAAGGAGTGTTACCATATGTATCTTGTGCATTAGGATCAGCTCCATGAGTTAATAAAAGGCTTGCAATTTCTAAGTGACCTGCTCTGATAGCATAATGTAAAGCCGTCGTATTAATCCTATCAGGTGAATTTATATAATCTAAATCATTTCCTTTCTCATGAAGAATTGATTGTACAGTTTGTATATTGCCACTTTTAGCAGCTTCATGTAAAGCAGTATTCATCATTATCTCCTAAATTAGTTTTTTTTATTAACAATTAGAAACTTGAAAAGCTTCTGTGTAGAATTGCATTGTAAGTAAATGTAAAATAGCAAATAATTACTCAATTTTTACCTTGAAATTAATTATATCTTACAAAGATAAGACACATTAAATAAGTAATTTGCAATCTAAAATTGAATATCTTTTTAATTATTTTATATGATTTTTTATTAACAAAATCATACTTTCCTCAAAACATCGCAAAATCACTTTTAAAGCAAAAAATAAATTAGCTGCCTTTGTCCTAAGCCAGGGATTCCAGTGCCTGTACCTGGTATTCCTGTTGGATTTTGGGAGCCAGTACGCCTTGTAGACGTTACAAAGTCACCAATGTGTATGGTAAGTCTTGGAGGTTTGTCATTTGGAACTGCTACTCAAAAAGGCATGAAAGATGAGGCTGAAGGAAGTGCTTTTTACCACATTCATTGGTATGTCTATCCCGTGATTTACTGGCTGGAAATTTTGCTTGATTTTATTTGTCTGGAAATGGCTGCAGTCGATATAGCATATTTAACAGAGTTTGATCCATTATGGAGTGATGATGCTAAATCTGCGATTTTAAATCCAGAAACGTTGTTGTTTCAAAATGTAGCTGCTTATCAAGCATGTATAGCTGATTGCATGAGTTGTAGCGCTGGTTTATTAGCAAGTGATTATGCTTTTTGGTGTGCTGGATGTCAAGGAATGCTTTACCCTTTCACTGGAACTGCTGCAGCGCATAATGGTGGAGTTGGAACATCTGTATTAATGGTAAGTAAGTTTATGGCTAAGATGCATAGGCAGCTGATGTTATGGGGATATTATGGTTATAAAGGCCTATGTGGCAAGTATCCTATGCCTATCATAAAGAAAAGTCAGTATCGACTACAAATGACTTATCCGATTCCAGAAACTAAATCCTGTAAGAGCATAGGTCAAACAGAAGCTATATGGCAAGCTGGTAGAGAATTTCCAGTTAATGGTGAAGATTTTGGTTACTTGATTTGGCGAAAAAGAGATTGCTGTTTGCTTTGATTTATAAAGCTTGGAGAGGAATATGGTTATACGAGTAATGATGTTGATGGTTTTATTATTTGTTAATAATGCTAATGCTTTTTTTTTGGATCAGCAAAAAACTTTTATTTTTGTCTCATTTTCAATGAGTGATGAGGCTTTAAAAAGCTATTTTGCTGAATCTCAAAAGGCTGGAGCTCAATTAGTGATGCGTGGGTTAATTAATAACTCATTTATACAAACAAAGAATAAAACTATGGAGCTTGGTATTAGCTTCGATATAGATCCTAGCTTGTTTGAGAAATATAAGGTTGATGTTGTACCAGTGATAGTAATAGATGATGAAAAAAGAGGATTAACCAAGAAATTAACTGGCCATATTCCTTTAGCAATAGCATTAGAAATTATGAATGAGAATACTCCATGAAGCAACTTATAGCGCTAGTTTTGATAACATTGAACATCAATGGTTGTATAGCTTCAATGCAAAGCAGTTATAATGAAGCTAAAAACTATAATGTAAATCTTGGAAATTCTTCAAATACACAAGAATTATTTCATCAAGGTAGTAATGTCAATTATCCTAATAATGATGAGGATTTAACCTATCATGGCCGTAATCAGCTTGGTACAGAAAGTGGGGCAATGTTATTTCAAGCTGAAAACAGTAAAAACAATGCCTTAACTCAACATAATATCAACGATCAAAATTATATGATAGCTAATTCAATGAGAATTGAATCTAATCCTTTAAGTGCTCTTGATAGCAGTAACTTCGTAACTCAGACAAGTAAAATTAATACTGAAATTATTCAAAGTTGTACTGAAGGCAGTAATTTTAACAAAGTTGATTTCATTAAAATCAATATGGATGAACTATTTGGTGATATACTCACTAAGGCTTAAAACAGCATGAACAAAGACATTATTGCAGGCATCAAAGATAAAGTTCATCGTGTGCAACAAAATCGAGTTGCTTCATAAAGTATATTCTTTATAAATGATTTTATTTTCCTCATTTAGATATTGCTTTACTTTCGAAAAAAACTAAGTTACCATCGCTAACTCTTAGTGTATAGGTGATTATAAGTATATTTAAAGATGCAGATAATAAAAATCATGTTAAGTGCTGTAAATTATTGGGGATATAAATGTTATACTCAATTAGTTCATGGATCTAATCTGGATGAAAATCAAGATTTATATAGCAAAAATATTTTTTTAACAGGAGGAAGAGCACAGAGTTTTAAGTGTAAAGGAGTTCGCGAATTATTATGTATAAATGAACGAGTTAATCATTCTATATGGATAGAAAAAAGGCGATTAGATATAGAGATGCAGCAAAATAATCAAGATAGTAGCATCGTAGTTGATGATTTTTGTTGTAGTATTTCATTAATTTGGAGCAAGAATCTTTCTGACCTTGCAACTGAAGATGAGATTATTGTTAATGGTTATTGTTCTATGCCTATAACAAATTTGTTATCTAAACCAAATTTATGCCGTCAAACAAAAGCTTTTTCTTTTACTTCATATGATAATTGTGATTTAACACAATTATCTTTAGTATTTGGAGATTTTTTAATAGAAATAAAAAATGTATTTAAAAACGCACAAAATAATATACCAGATGATAGGTGGGTAATATTTTCTAAGTTTGTAGATATATTTTTTGTTGAAGTTATGCGTAATCCTACAACATTAATCACTCTACCTATGTGTTTTGAGTTATATAATCATCTTGTTAATAATAGCGATGACCTAGAAAAATTTATACAAAGCAATATTTTATTATATCAAAATATTAATCAAGAAAGTATGCAAAATAGCGAAGATGATGATGATCAAAGCAACAACGATAATCATGATATTATTTTGCGTTGTATACTAATGGACTACTTTTCAATGTCTACTGAAGGAGCTGTAGTTTCTAGTATGCTTTTTTCTCAAAAAATAAATGAAGTATTAGAAAATCATGGATTATGCAAATATTATTACTCTTATGATAATCGTGCTACTAATCGTGCTACTAAAGGAAAAATTTCATTGATACATACTTTTGCTAATAAGGAGGCTAAAATTGTTCAAGAATGGCTATCTTTGGTTCGAAATGTTAAATCAGAAGATTATAGTCCTACAAATAAGGCAATTACTCTTTTTGCGAAAGAGATAGATAATTTATTAGTTGATTGGTATGGAGAGGAAAATATTCACAATTTATGTTCTGAATCAATACACAAAGATGTACTAATTGGCATTAGTGATGCAGTATATAAGGATATAAAACTTGAATAATTGAGTTATACTAAATTTTATTTAAAAAATAATTGACTGTGATCTATTAACTTAGTTATAATAAAAATTATACTAAAATTATGGGGTGAAAAATGGGATATAAAACACTTACAGAACAAAAACAGTGTTATATTCAGTACCAAAAAGAGTATTTACTTCGAGAACAACAAAGGATTTATAAGCAGAGAAATGATGCACTTAAGGCAAAATTACGAAAAAATGACGATGAATCTAAATTTCTAACAAAATTAATTAACTGTATAAAAGATACTAGTGATAATGCTATAAAAATCAAGCAAATACATAGTCTTGTAGAAGGTAAGGTAGATATATTCAAATGTTTAATGAAAAAGGAATCATCTGGTAGTGTAAGTAAAATAATGGATGCTGTAGATGCAATTGCTGAAGAATGTGGCGGAGTAGAACTATCTGTAGAGTTTGAAAAAGAAGTATCAAAACACTGTGGTATATCAGCTTTGCTTAATGATTGGGATTAATGCAAACACTTCATTAATTTAAAAAAGTAGAAGGTAATAGCCAATAATAACAATACTTAATTACTTATCGATAGAATTAGCTATTGCTAACTCTTCGCCTACATGGTTTTTTATGGTACAATGATAAACATGGTCATGAGCCTGATGACTCTACTTCTAAGTTGATAAATTTGGCCCATGATCATAGAATCGAGGAATTAAAGGAGCAATTTAATGGAGCTCAGCGTATAGCGCTTGATAATCCAACGCTCGAAAATGTAATTACAGCCCAAAGATTGCAGAAGCAAATCATGGAGAAGGCGCATAAGTTTGCTACTATGTGGCAATTAGCTACTCTACTTGATTATCAACTGATTAATGCTCATGAGCCATCTAATAGCTTACATAGAAAGCTATATCAAGAAAAATCAGAGCAGAAAAACGACTTAAAACTCAAAAACATTGCTAAAAACTGGGGCTTGATTCTGCAAGTTAAAGAAGATTGCTTGCTCTGTAAGGCCTTTATGCCTATTGTTCAGGGCTTTGCTAATAAATATGCATTTCAGTTGCTAGCTGTCAGTAAGAATAATGAGTTGCTTAATAAACTAAATCCTAAGCATATTGTACCTGTATTATATCTAGTAGCTAGCGATGGTAAAAAAATATATTCAGTAGCTAGAGGCATAATCTCTGAGAATAAAATTATCGACAATATTCTAGCAATCGATAGATATTATCATAAATTGGAGACTAGATGAGCATCAAAATCAGAGTTTATGTTATTGCAGCATTATTTTTGCTACAAGCTCTAGTATCACTAGCTTGGAATATCGAAAACGTATTTCAAGGAATGAGTGTTAATGTTACTAGATCTGGATCATATCAGAATCAAGCGGCTGGATATTATGCGGCTGGCGGATTATCTGCCAGAACAAGCCAAACATCCTTTCAGCCATTTGCTATAACTCCACCATCTTTAAACATGAGCTGTAGCGGTATTGACGCCTATCTTGGTAGTTTCTCTGTTATTTCTGGAGAAGAATTAGTTCAACTAATGAAGAATATTGGTTCTCAAGCTAAAGTTTATGCATTTTCATTAGGATTAAAAACATTTGCTCCACAGATCGAAAATGCTCTTAAGGACTTGCGTAATCTAGCAATGGAGATGAATCAATTTGCCAAAGGAGATTGTGAATTAACAAAAGCATTATTTGCTACAGCTTTACCAAGAAACTGGGCTATGAGAGAAGCTGTTTGCCGTGATATACAGTCACAAAGCGGGTTTGATTATTTTGCCGCTGGTAAAAAATGTCGTAATTATTTAGATCAAAAACAAGCTCTACGACAAGCACAAAACAAGGATTCAGAGTTAATGCTTGATGATTATAACATCTTCACTAAAGCAGCAGCAAAGGTTGGAATACCATCAAATATGCATGATTCAATCATGTCTATGACTGGCACTATCGTGGTTACAAACAATAATGTACACTTTTATGACTCATTAGCTCAGGATGAAAAAAGTTGGATTAGTCATTTAAAAGGCGGAGAATCAGCCTCGATTTACAGCTGTGATAGTGTCAGTTGCTTGCATTCAGAGCTTGCAACGAAATATCACAATATTACCAGAGAAATCTTATGCAGGTAAAGCTAAACAACAATTGAAGAATCTAAAAATTAAATTTGATAATAATACTGAATTTAGTAACCCTGAAATAGCCTTTTTATCTTCGATTGGAGATATATTTCCGATTTATGATTATATCATATTAGAATATATTTCTGGAGTCACAATTTTAGATAGCTCATCAGAATTAATAGCTAGCTATACATTAGTTCAGCATTTAAAGGAAGTAATCACCGAAATACGTAGAGCCGTTACTTCACTAGGTGCTAAACAAGTTTCGAATGAACATTTAGAAAGATATTTGAAGGAATTGAATCTAGTTCAACTTTTTGCAAATGAAAAATGGACTAGCCTACAAACAGATGCAAGTCGAATAGATAAAAGGGCTAGATTAATAGAGCAGCATTTAATAGCGAAGGAGAAAAGTTAATGGATTACGTAATATACACATTTGGTGGTGGAGATCTGTTATGGCATGTGTTTAACGGCATAGGCAGAGTCTTTGCTTCAAATAGCGAATACTTCACTCCAGTAGGCCACTTAGCCTTGACTATTGGCTGCATATGGGCTGCTACTAGGGCTATTTTTAGAGGAAATATCGGCATCTTTGCTATGGAATGGTTTTTTCCATCGATATTTATTTTTACGCTATTATTTGCTCCCAAATCTACTGTTTGGCTGAAGGATGAGGTATCAATGAGTGCACCAGTAAAAGTTGATAATATTCCGATAGGTATTGCAATGTTTGCTTCTCTTTCCTCGCAAACGAGTTACTTTGTGTCCAAAATGTTGGAAAATCATCTTTTACCGGCTTATGAAGGACTATCAAGCAGAAAAACTGGTATTATGTTTGGAGCTAAGGCTGTAGCTAAGATTCGAGATGTGCAAATACATGATCCAGTAACTTTAACTAATACTAAGGAATTTCTTAGACAATGCTTTATGAAGCCTTACATCATAGGTAATATCTTAGGCAAAAAAGCTGCTGCTCAACAAACTAATGATATCATAGGATTTATCGAGCAGAATATACCTAATAATTTCGGTATTTATTATCGCGAACCTAGTAATTTAGGTATTAGTTTCAAGACATGTAGGCAAGCTACTCCATTAATTAAAGCAGCAATTCATAAAGAATTAAATGAAGGGCTTTTAACAAACTTTGCAGCTGCGATTGGAGTTCAATCTGATCAGTCACACATGTTAAGTCAAAGACTAAAAGTCATGACTGGCGACACACTAAAATATTTACAGAGAGAGCAACAAGATATTCATGAATGGATGAAGCAAGCTATGCTACTTAATGCTAATCGTGAGTCATATGATGACTGGCGTGAGAAGTTTTCATTATCACGAATTTATCCTAATCTGGTGAGTATGCATGCAATCAGAGGGCTCTTTCAAAAATCATTTTCGTATCTAGTCGCTGGGGAAATGGCTGCTGACATGATGCCTATTTTACAATCTGTTTTTTTTGCAGTAGTAGTTTCAATGATCTTTTACCTACTAAATATAATCCTAATATTATTTCAGAACATGAACTAACAATTCAAAAGTTAACAGAATTGAACAATTCTACTATTGCAAAAGAATTTGAGCAAAAACTACAGATATTGAAAAAATACTCTTGAGATAGATAAATTTTCAGAATCAAGGAAATTTCACTAGGGGCTCACAGTTATTTGCTCATAAGTTAAGAATGTTTGAGCAAGGTAGTACCAACGTTTTTATAATTGGATTAGGATTATCGATATTCTGGATTATATGTCGATTATATCAAAAAGTTTTTCTGAGCAGCTTGTATTATTTTGCAATTGAAAGATATGTGCAGCTTAAGCTAGCAATTGGTGAGCATTTTTATGATATCGATCAAATAGGCATTAAGTTTTATAGTTTAAGGTTTAAAAAATGGATGCACCTCAATGCTCAAGACTTTTTGCATGAGTTTTATACAGGCCAACATGGATTTAAAATACAGCAATTATGGGAATTCCTAATCAATTCAGCATTATTAGAAGGATTAATTGTTTTTGCTATTGGTGTGATAATTTCAATTGTTTTCTTTACAGCTCAAGGCAAAAAAACGATTATTAAGGCCAAAATTAGAGGCGCTGATTTTGTACGGAGTAGGAGGAAATCTATCTAAAATGCTAAAAAGCGCTAAAAAGGCCTCGAAAATCTGTTTTGGAGACTTGCCATTAGTAAAGAATAGTGAAAGGCTACACATTCTTATTACTGGAACAACAGGTACTGGTAAAACTAATATGCTTAACGAACTGCTACCACAAATTCGATTACACAAAGATCGAGCAATCATTGTAGACACTACTGGAGCTTTTACTGATAGATTTTTTGATCATAAATGTGATAAACTGCTTAATCCTTTTGAAAAAATAGTGAGCAATGGTTGCCTTGGAATGATTGTTTTGAAGCAGCTGATTTTCATGATATAGCGAGTAGTTTTAGTAATTATACTCCTAAACTTGATGACTTTTTTGCTAAAAATGCTGAATTAGTCTTGTCTGAAGCATTGAAGCTATATAAGGATGATAAAGATATCATAAAATTAATTCATACAATCATTTACTCTGATAATAGACAATT
This genomic interval from Orientia tsutsugamushi contains the following:
- a CDS encoding conjugal transfer protein TraF is translated as MLTLRLHGFLWYNDKHGHEPDDSTSKLINLAHDHRIEELKEQFNGAQRIALDNPTLENVITAQRLQKQIMEKAHKFATMWQLATLLDYQLINAHEPSNSLHRKLYQEKSEQKNDLKLKNIAKNWGLILQVKEDCLLCKAFMPIVQGFANKYAFQLLAVSKNNELLNKLNPKHIVPVLYLVASDGKKIYSVARGIISENKIIDNILAIDRYYHKLETR
- a CDS encoding conjugal transfer protein TraH, whose protein sequence is MSIKIRVYVIAALFLLQALVSLAWNIENVFQGMSVNVTRSGSYQNQAAGYYAAGGLSARTSQTSFQPFAITPPSLNMSCSGIDAYLGSFSVISGEELVQLMKNIGSQAKVYAFSLGLKTFAPQIENALKDLRNLAMEMNQFAKGDCELTKALFATALPRNWAMREAVCRDIQSQSGFDYFAAGKKCRNYLDQKQALRQAQNKDSELMLDDYNIFTKAAAKVGIPSNMHDSIMSMTGTIVVTNNNVHFYDSLAQDEKSWISHLKGGESASIYSCDSVSCLHSELATKYHNITREILCR
- a CDS encoding ankyrin repeat domain-containing protein — its product is MMNTALHEAAKSGNIQTVQSILHEKGNDLDYINSPDRINTTALHYAIRAGHLEIASLLLTHGADPNAQDTYGNTPFHSAFRKGSLQFIKLLLKNGADPNIRNHHDDIPFHYAAHYCNPDIIKLLLLKEGGDLNALDILGTTTPFREVFTIFMEDQEKNREVMQLLVAEIVKLDHSGVKISESTLKGFNFNKQLISGSDLLKELEQKCHNEIEQMKSTLDSESNLSFFDIFMLKKDKEALARLAYDLDLIKIKGEFCMYSPFIERAIVEVMTTRSMMLQGAAESINEIFESNQDANQESQTSWLHLPPELKMMILENLGNNDLTKLQPTYFNDLMEDKLAGAYAIYEGE
- a CDS encoding TrbC family F-type conjugative pilus assembly protein, giving the protein MVIRVMMLMVLLFVNNANAFFLDQQKTFIFVSFSMSDEALKSYFAESQKAGAQLVMRGLINNSFIQTKNKTMELGISFDIDPSLFEKYKVDVVPVIVIDDEKRGLTKKLTGHIPLAIALEIMNENTP
- a CDS encoding conjugal transfer protein TraH; its protein translation is MQRNITILPEKSYAGKAKQQLKNLKIKFDNNTEFSNPEIAFLSSIGDIFPIYDYIILEYISGVTILDSSSELIASYTLVQHLKEVITEIRRAVTSLGAKQVSNEHLERYLKELNLVQLFANEKWTSLQTDASRIDKRARLIEQHLIAKEKS